A region of Vigna radiata var. radiata cultivar VC1973A chromosome 10, Vradiata_ver6, whole genome shotgun sequence DNA encodes the following proteins:
- the LOC106775293 gene encoding mitochondrial import inner membrane translocase subunit TIM13: protein MDSFSNPSAGSSQQLSAQDIRKQLKNQLALEYAQQFLETVGRKCFEKCITKPGSSLGGSESSCISRCVDRYIEATGIISKALFTSQ from the exons ATGGATTCGTTCTCAAATCCATCGGCTGGGTCGTCCCAGCAGTTATCTGCGCAGGATATCAGAAAGCAATTGAAGAATCAACTGGCCTTGGAGTATGCTCAACAATTTCTTGAG ACAGTGGGAAGAAAGTGTTTTGAGAAGTGTATCACGAAACCAGGTTCAAGTCTTGGTGGAAGTGAAAGCAGTTGCATCTCTAGGTGCGTAGATCGATATATTGAAGCCACCGGCATAATTAGCAAAGCGTTATTTACTTCGCAATGA